Part of the uncultured Cohaesibacter sp. genome is shown below.
TGGCAGCGCCATGCCGGTGAAAGGCTTGTCGATCAGGGGCACAGAGCTGCCTTTGCGGCAATTCTGAAAGGGAACTTGCGGGGACACGCAGATGCTTGCCGAAGCACTGCAGGCGGCATTCGTTTTATGCGGCTGGACCAGTGACGATGACCTGAGGCGGGTAGGTACGTGCGTGATATCGGCTCAGGCTTGCGCGCCGTGGCGAACAGCTCATGACGAAGTCCGGATCGGGACTACACGCAACGGGTCGATTACCGCACGATGCCAATCCACCATCGAACCCTTGCTTCCATTGTAGGCAAGCGTGCGAGCTCTAACAATATGGAACATAGTCATAATTATCCAGCGGCGAGGGCAAGCTGTCCTTGCTCTGCCTGCATGGCCGGGCGCTATGGACGATGGCCGGAAAACAGTGCGAAGCATTGCTTCATCTGGGCTGTCGCCGCAATGGTCAGCGGTTGCCGCGATGGATCGTGTAAAGCCCGGCGCCGACAATCATTGTGGCACCCAGAATGGTCGACCAGATCGGCAGAGCCCCGAACACCAGAAAGCCGATTGGAATCGACCAGACCAACTGCATGTAGGTGAAGGGCTGAATGGCGCTTGCCTCGGTCAGGGACAGGGCCTTCATGACGCTGAAATGAGCTGCCGTGCTGAAGATGCAGGCGCCCGCTAGAAGCAGCCAGTTCATGTCGGCCAGCGCTGGAGCCATCTTGAGGCCCGGCACGGTTGTCAGGATGACGCCGATGAGGCCGGCATAGAAGAATGAGGTGAGGGTGCTGTCGTGGCGGCTCGCCAGACGGGTGAACAGCTGATAGAGGGCGAAGGCCGTTGTTGCCGCCAGCGCCACAAAGCCGCCATAGCCCCAGATGTTGCCGGTTGGCTGCATGATGACCCCGAGGCCGAGAAGACCCACCAGCAGTGCACCTATACGATGCCAGCCGACAACTTCGCCAAGAAACACGGCAGCAAGGCCCGTAACGATCAGGGGGTGAACCATGATGATGGTTGTAACTTCTGCCAGCCCCAGCATGCTGTAGGCATAGATGATCAGGGCAATTTCGGTAACCAGCAGGATGCCTCGAATGATCTGTAGAAACGGACGGGGGGTTGTGATTGCCGCTCGGAACCCATCCTTGCTCATCAGCGCCCAGATGATGGCCACGATCAGATGAAACCAGTAGCGGACCATCATGATGAACCAGACGGAATGGTTGACCACCAACAATTTCGAGACAGCATCATGCATCGAGAAGATGATCGATGCCATGATTGCGAAGAAAATGCCAAGGTTCCGGGGCGAGCTAAGAAAAGACATGCGAGAGCGCTTTCGCGTTTGGGGCTTTGCTTTGCGGGCAACAAATCAGGGAAACCGGGGCTTTGGGCCCTGCAAATCAGGAGAACAAGATCTTGTCTGCCTCATCCATAAACGACCCCGCCCCGCAGAACAAGGCCGTTGTATTCCGAGCGTTCTGATGTCTGTGGTTACATCTTGAGATGTGTAAATATGGAAGAACAATAATTCTATCAGGAATTCAAATAACGCGATTGTGAATTTTATGGGGGCGGTTCGGGGCGTGCTAATAATTTGAGCGGTTTTGGGATTCAACCTGCGTGTGTATCAATAAATCTGATTTAAAAACAATGGCTTTACAAATTTTTTATTTGCAAACACAGCATAAGTTTGACAATAAAAGGGTGCTTCAACCATTGCGCGTTGATTCTTATCTGGGGTCAGCGTATCTGCTTATATCCTCTCGTTTTTTTCATTGAGATATTCGGGTGATCATATCAGATATGCTGAAAAGATGACTACGCTCTCTTGTCTGTATTTGGGGTCAGTACAATAGAGCGTTCTTAATATTTCCGTGGGGTGGGCAATGGCAACACTAGCAGATATTGCTAGAGAAGTTGGCGTTTCTAATAAAACTGTGTCTCTTACATTGCGTGGCAAGCGGTGTTCGAGTGAAGAGACGGCAAAGCGCATATACGAGGTCGCCGAACGAACCGGCTATCTGGAAAAATATGCGACCAGAGCCAGCAATCTGGAGCAATTCGCGTTTATCGGTTTCATTGCGGACCATGTGGCGACGTCCCCCTATTCGGTGGAGTTGTTGCGCGGTGCGCAAGCGGAAGCCCTTCAACATGGGCGCATTCTCCTTGTTGGTTCTCTTGAAACCGATACGCAGAACCTGGTCGGCATTTGCCGGATGTTCCGTGCCTACAAGGCGGCGGGATATATCTATGCGTCTCGATATCGACAATATATCAACCATTCTGACGCATTCGGGCAGGAAAGTGTGGTCTATATGAACTGCACCCCTGTCAACGCCAGAGGCAAGATCATTCTGCCCGATGATGAAGAAGGGGGCTTTTTGCAGGCCTCTCATCTTCTCGAACTCGGACACAGGAAGATCGCGGTCATATCCCTTCCGCATGAGGATCCTGCAACCTCTCTGCGGCTGAAGGGGATTTCAAAGGCCATGGCCAAACAGGGTCTGTCCTTGAGTTCCGACATGTGCCATCTGGGTGTCTCGGGTTATTTCGATGTGGGCGAGACCTACATCGCCTATGACAAGGCGAAAGAGGTTTTGTCCGCTTCCGACAGGCCGAGCGCCATCATTTGCGGTAACGATCGCGTCGCGATGATGGTGATGAATGCGGCTCTTGATCTTGGAATGCGTATTCCCGATGACCTTTCCGTCATCGGGTTTGACGATTTCAAGACCATTTCCGAGCACGTCCGGCCGCAACTGACAACGGTGCGTCTGCCCTATTATGAAATGGGACGCCGCGCGGTGTCAGAGATCGTACTGGGTGAAAATGAATCCAGCTTCGTCAGCCTCATTCGCTGCGAGCTGATCAGGCGAAACTCTTGCGCGCCCCATCCTGTCTAGCAGACGGGGATGGCGTCAACGGGTCGAGCACGAAACCAAACAAAAAGGCAAGGATGCGGGGCATCCTTGCCTTTGTTCATTTTCGTTCATTCATGAAAGAGGGGTTTGTCCTCAGGCGGCCTTCAGGCGTACCCTGTTGTGCGGCCGGCCATAATCGATCTCCGGTCCCATTGGTACGATACGCGTGGGATTGATCATGTCGTGGCTGGCGTAATAGTGGTTCTTGATGTGATCCATGCGCACAGTCGCTGCCACACCGGGTTGCTGATAGAGATCCCGGACATAGTTCGACAGGTTCGGATAGGACTCGAGCGACCGCAGATTACATTTGAAATGGCCGTAATAGACCGAGTCGAAGCGGATAAGGGTCGTGAACAGGCGCCAGTCGGCTTCAGTCTGTCCATACTCCAGAAGGAACCGCGATTTCGAAAGGCGCTCTTCTAGCCAGTCCAGCGTTTCAAACAGCGGCACGACGGCTTCCTCGTAAGCTGCCTGGGTCGTGGCAAAGCCAGCCTTGTAAACTCCGTTGTTGACCGTGTTGTAGATGCGCTCGTTCAGGGTCTCGATTTCGGCGCGATGTGCCTCGGGCCAATAGTCGCCGGGGCGTGCTCCAATGCCATCGAAGGCAGAATTCAGCATGCGGATGATTTCGGACGATTCGTTGGACACGATCGTGCCGGTCTTGGTGTCCCACAAAACCGGAACCGTCACGCGGCCGGTATAGGTCGCGTCTGCCCGGGTATAGATCTCGTGCAGGAAAGTTGCTCCGAAGAGGGGATCGGGAATGACGCCGTCCGCATCCTCGAAGGTCCATCCGTGTTCGCCCATGAAGCTGTTGACCACTGAAACGGAGATCTTGTCAGTAAGCCCCTTGAGAGCGCGGAAGATGAGCGTGCGGTGTGCCCACGGGCACGCATAGGAAACATAGAGATGATAGCGCCCGGTTTCGGCCTTGAAGCCACCGGTACCGGTCGGGCCGGCTGAACCGTCGGCGGTAATCCAGTTGCGGAAGGCCGCGTCCTTGCGCACAAAGCGCCCGCCGGTTGATTTGGTGTCGTACCATTGATCGTGCCATTTGCCGTCGACGAGCAGTCCCATTGTGTTTCCTTCCTTCTTCTCAGTTTGCGGACAGATCCGGTCTGAAGGCTGGTTTCTCTCCAGACCGGCTATTTCTTTATTATTCTTGTTATTATTCGTGGTTCGTTTGACGTGTCAGTCGGATCAGGCTGTCAGTTTTGCTGCGATTTTGGCAACATGTGCACCCTGGTAACGGGCACCTTCCAGCTCGACTGCGGATGGCTGGCGGGAACCGTCGCCATCGGTGATGGTGGTTGCACCGTAAGGAGAGCCACCCTTGATTTCGTCAATGCCCATCTGGCCCTGGAAGGCATAAGGCAGGCCGACAACGACCATGCCATGGTGCATGAGGGTCGGAATGAAGCCAAGAATGGTGGATTCCTGACCGCCGTGCTGGGTTGCAGAAGAGGTGAAGACCGAGCCCACCTTGCCGGTCAGCTTGCCGGTTGCCCACAGACCGCCGGTCTGGTCCCAGAAGTTGCGCATCTGGGAGGCTACTGTGCCGAAGCGGGTGCCAGCGCCAACGATGATGGCGTCGTACTGATCGAGCTCGCTCGGAGAAGCGATCGGCGCTTCCTGATCCATCTTGAAGTAGGAAGCCTTGGCAACCTCTTCCGGAACCAGTTCGGGAACGCGCTTGATGGTAACCTCTGCGCCTTCGGCTGCGGCGCCTTCCGCGACGGCCTTGGCCATGGTTTCGATGTGACCATATGAGGAGTAGTAAAGAACGAGTACTTTTGCCATTTGAATATCTCTGCCTTGGTTAGCTTTGGTGCTTTGTAGCTTGGGTCGGTCCGGTGTTTCAGTGGGCCGGTTTGATAAAGGTGCCATTGCGCAATTCGCGGATGGCCTGATGGATTTCTTCTTTGGTGTTCATCACGATCGGGCCGTGCCAGGCGACGGGCTCCTGAAGGGGCGCGCCCGAGACCAGCAGGAAGCGGACACCCTTCGGTCCGGCGATGACTTCAACCTCGTCGCCTGTGCCAAAGTTGATCAATGTCCGGTTGCCCGACATGTCGCGGATGTTGACCTCTTCACCCATGACTTCCTTTTCCAGAAGGATGCCGCGCGGCTTGGAGGAATTGTCGAACTTGCCTGCGCCTTCAAAAACATAGGCAAAGGCGTTGCGATAGGTGTCGATCTTGAAGCGCTTGCGCACGCCGGCCGGGACAAAGATGTCGAGGTAGAGCGGATCGGCGGCGATGCCGTCCACCGGACCTTTCTTGCCCCAGAATTCGCCGACGACGATCTTGACGGAGGTGCCGTCATCATCAATCACCTGCGGGATTTCCTTGGCTTCAACATCCTGATAGCGCGGTGCGGTCATTTTCATGCTGGCGGGCAGGTTTGCCCAGAGCTGGAAACCATGCATCTGGCCCTTCTCGTTGCCCTTGGGCATTTCCTGATGCATGATACCCGACCCGGCGGTCATCCACTGGATATCGCCTGCTCCAAGGCTGCCGTGGTTGCCCAGACTGTCGCCATGTTCCACCGTACCGTTGAGAACATAGGTAATGGTCTCGATACCCCGATGCGGATGCCACGGGAAGCCGCGAATATAATCATCCGGACGGTCGCCACGGAAGTCATCGAACAACAGGAAGGGATCGCACATCTTGGGATCTTGGAAGCCGAAAGCACGGTGCAGGCGTACACCAGCCCCTTCCATGGTTTCCTGGGCATGGGTGGTGGAAAGAACTGGTCTGATCGACATTTCTTTTCTCCATCCCGGGCAGCGCTGCGCTCCCGGTCCTTGTGTGAATGGTCTTTGTAAGACGTTGGATCCCCTATCCCGCCGCGCTTAGATATCAATGTCTATTGGGCGGTGCCGGTTCCAGTTTCGTTTGGTATTTCGTCTTGTCTCGTCTTCTTAGGTAATAGCCCTTAAGGAATTTGAGAAGCTCAAAGATTTCATTGATGCCATGATCTGAGACTCATCAATTGGGGATTTTAAATGCATGATCGGCATACTTAAGCATGAGGCCCCAAGATTGATCCTTCGCAAAATAGGTGCTACCGTCCGCCAAGAAATCGAAACATCACCCGATTCAAACAGACTGACATTTCATGCGGGTCATCCAGAGCTTCGCAGGCGCTGGAGAAAATGGCCTGCACCCATAGTGCGTACCTATGGCCAATACGCACGGCTCGTGAAGTCGGCCAAAGAAAAATGGTAAGAAATCCGTGACGAACATCAGCAGCACCACCCCCAAAGCTCCCAGTCTTGCAGACGCAGTGTATGAGGCGCTGCTCAGCCGGATCGTGACCGGTGTTTATCCGGAGAACAGCAAGCTGCCGACCGAAGCGGAACTGGCCGAGGACCTTGGTGCCTCACGACCCACGGTGCGTGCCGCGATCGCCAGGTTGCGCGAAAGCGGGCTTGTCGCCTCTCGGCGTGGTTCGGGCAGCTTTGTGCTCAAGCGCCCTGATGACAGCTTTCTGCAATTTGCCCCCATCGAGTCGATTGCCGACATCCAGCGGTCCTACGAGTATCGCATCATGCTGGAAGGCGAGGCCGCCTATTTCGCCGCCGAGCGTGCCGGTGTCGATCACCTCGACCGAATGGCTATCGAGCTCAAGCGCATGGATGATGCCATTGAGACAGGAGACATGGGAACCGGAGAGGACTATCGCTTCCATCTGGCGATCTGCGAAGCGGCCGACAACCACTTTTTCGTCAGCTCCTTTCAAGCCCTGACCGAAGTTTCCCTGCAGGCGATGGACATTTCCCGCAATCTCTCTTCCCGCAGCAAGCAGGCCCGCCGCGTCATCGTGCAGGAAGAGCATCACCGGATTTTCAACGCCATCCGCGCCCGCGACATGGACGCTGCCAGAATGCGCATGCAGGAGCATATCCGCAACGCACGCCGGCGCATCTTCGAAGGACCGCTGTCATAGTCTTTCCCGCTAGGTGCCACAATAGGTGACAAACGGCCCGAAATCACTCGGGGCGGGGCGGGCGAATGCGTCCAGCCCTTCCCGTTCGTCATATGGGTGCGAGACCACCTCAAGCAAACGCTGAACCGCTCTGAAGTCGCCAAAGTCCTCAGCTTCCTGCAAGGCTCGCTCGACCATGTGGTTGCGTGGGATATAAAGCGGGTTCACCTGTGCCATGTCGCGCGCGATGGTTTCCAAGGGGCTTGTCTCGACAGCAAGCCGGGCATGCCATTCCGCAAGCCAGCTGGCGATGGACTCCGGATCCTCAAACAACGCCAGCAGGCCGGCCTTGCCTTCCTCGCCCGTGAGGCTTTCACCAAGGCGGCGGAAGAACTGGGTGAAATCGATCTTCTCACCCTGCAATGTGCCAAGCAGGATCTGGATCAGCGCCGTATCCCTGCCACTCGCCGCAGGCAGCCCGATTTTCCTGCCCATACCGGACAGCCATGCCTGCTTGTAGGTGGCCATATAGTCGGAAAGGGCATCGGTCAGCATCTCGGCTGCCCGGTTATGATCATCGGGCGCTACCAGCGGCACCAGTGTTTCGGCAAACCGGGCCAGATTCCACTGCCCCGCCTGCGGTTGATTGGCATAGGCATAGCGTCCCTGCCGATCAATCGAACTGAAGACGGTCTGCGGATCATACTGATCCATGAAGGCACAGGGGCCGTAATCGATAGTCTCGCCGGAAATTGCCATGTTGTCGGTGTTCATCACGCCATGGATGAAGCCCACCTGCATCCACTGTGCGATCAACCTGGCCTGACGGTCTGCAACGGCCTGAAAGAAGGCCAGATAGCGGTTTTCCTTTTCCATCAAATCGGGGTAGTGACGGGTAATGGTATAGTCGGCCAGTTTTGTAAGGCTGTCCCAAGCTCCACGGGCGGCAAAAAACTGGAAAGTTCCGACGCGGATATGGCTGGAGGCCACCCTTGCAAGCACGGCGCCGGGTTTCAGCCCCTGTCGCCGGATCTGCTCACCGGTTGTCACTGCCGCCAGCGCCCGGGTGGTCGGAATGCCGAGCGCATGCATCGCCTCGCCCATGATATATTCCCGCAGCACCGGGCCGAGCACCGCCTTGCCGTCGCCTCCGCGCGAGAAGGGTGTCGGCCCCGATCCCTTGAGGTGGATATCGAAGCGGTTTCCGTCCTTGTCGAGCACTTCACCGAGCAGCAGCGCCCGTCCGTCACCAAGCTGGGGGGAAAAACCGCCGAACTGATGCCCCGCATAGGCCATGGCGATTGGCTCCGAGCCTTCCGCCACCCGGCTGCCCGCAAGAATTTCCGCCAACACCACATCCTGTGTGTCCAGTGACAGCCCGAGCTTGTCAGCCAGCGCATCATTGAACAGGACAATGCGTGGCTGCGGCGCCTCGGCGCCCTGCCAGGTGACATAGAAGCCCTCAAGCGAACGCGCAAAGCTGTTGTCAAAGGAAAAGGCGCGTGTGGGTATCCTGATTGGTTCAACCATGGCGATCCGGTCTGCTCCCCTCATACGGGTTTTTATCTATTCCATAACATATAGGGTGTTTCGCGAAGTAAATCCAATCTCTTGCACACCAATGCTCCAAAATGCTAGCGGTTGTAAGACAGCCCGTCGAACATTGAATTCCATCCTGCCGCCAAGGACAAGCCGCCATGAAATACACCGCTGCGCACTGGGGTACCTATGAAATCCATGACAATGATCTCAAGCCCGTCGGCGATGATCCGGCCCCGTCGCGTATCGGCAAGGGGTGGCTGAGTGCCTCGTGCAACCTCGACAGCCGTATTCTCCGCCCGGCCATCCGCAAGGGCTGGCTGGAAGGCGACGGTGGCAAGAATCGTCTTGATGACGTATTTGTCGAAGTCAGTTGGGACGAGGCGGCAACCCGCGTTGCTGAAGAGCTGACCCGGATCGGCAGGGAGCATGGCAATGGTGCCATCTATGGCGGCTCCTACGGCTGGGCCAGTGCCGGGCGCTTCCATCACGCCCAGAGCCAGCTCAAGCGTTTCCTCAATCTGGCGGGCGGCTTTGTGCGGGCACGGGAAACCTATTCCCATGCGGCGGGCGAAGTGCTCATCCCCCATATTCTGGGCATGCCTCAGGGGGATTTTCAGGATCAGATGACCAGTTGGGAGCATATCACCGAACATTGCACCCTGCTGGTTGCCTTCGGTGGCATTTCCGGTCGTCCGGCGCAGGTTGCCTCTTCCGGCACCGCCAAACACCACACCGAAAACTGGCTCAGGCAGATGAAGGGCCGGATGATCAATGTCTCGCCGCAGAAAAGCGACATGCCGAATGCCGAGTGGGTTTCCATCCGCCCGGGAACTGACGCGGCGCTGATGCTGGCGCTTTGCCATACGCTGCTCGTTGAAGGGCTGCATAATGAAGCCTTCCTGACACGCTATACCTCCGGCTGGCCAAAGCTGCGTGCCTATCTGCTCGGCGAGAGCGACGGACAGACGCGGAGTGCGGACTGGGCGGCGACGATCTGTGATGTCGATGCCGAGGCCATCCGCCAGTTGGCGCGGGACATGGCCTCCAGTCGCACCATGATCAACGTTGCCTGGGGCGTGCAGCGCACCGACCATGGCGAACAGCCGATATGGGCAGGTCTGGCGCTTGCCTCAATGCTCGGGCAGATCGGCAAACCGGGCACGGGCTATGGCTTTGGCTATGGCTGCGTGGCATCCATCGGGCGCTCGACCAAGAATGTCTATTGGCCTTCGATCCCGCAGGGCAGGAATGCGGTTGACGATTTCATCCCCGTCGCTCGCGTCACCGACATGCTGCTGCATCCCGGCGAGCGCTATGCCTACAACGGCACGACGCGCACCTATCCCGATATCCGCATGGTGGTGTGGTCGGGGGGCAACCCCTATCACCATCATCAGGACCTTTTGCGGCTCGAGAAAGGCTGGCAGAAGCCGGAAACCGTGGTGGTGTTCGAACAGGGCTGGACGGCAACCGCTCGCCGCTCCGATATCGTGTTGCCGGCAACCACGCCGCTTGAACGCACTGACATCATGCTAAGCAAGACAGAACCGACCCTCATCTATATGTCGCCGGTACATGCCCCGGTGGGCGAGGCAAAGGACGATCATGAGATCCTCAAGCTGATCGCCGCCAAGATGGGGCTGGAAGAGGCCTTTACCGAAGGCAGGTCGCAGGAAGACTGGCTCCGCTGGCTCTGGGACCAGTCCGCAACTCTCGTTGCCGGGCAGGGCATGGAATTGCCTGATTTCGAAAGCTTCCGCCAGCAGGGACGGTTCAATCTGGACCGGGACGAAGAAACCCGCATTGCGCTCGCTGACTTCATCGCCGACCCTGTGGCCCACCCGCTTGGCACCGAGAGTGGCAGGATCACGCTCTTCAATGAGAAGATTGCCGCCTTCGGTCTTGATGACTGTCCAGGCCATCCTGCCTGGTTGCAGCCGGTCGAAAGCACGCTGGATGCACCACAAGGCGCGCTCCACATGATCTCGGCTCAGTCGGACACGCGTCTGCACAGTCAGAATGATCAGGGCTCGGAATCCCTCGACAGCAAGATCGAGGGCAGGGAGGTCTGTCGCCTCCACCCCGACACCGCTGCGGAACGGGGCATTGCAGAAGGGTCCATCGTCCGCTTGTTCAACAGCCGCGGCGCAACGTTGGCCGGGGTCGCCTTTGATGGCGACCTGCGTCGGGATTGCATCGCCCTGCAAACGGGGGCCTGGTTCGATGCTGCCGAGGTTGACGGCGTGCGCATGGATATCCATGGCAACCCGAATGCCCTGACCATCGACAAGGGTACGTCCTCGCTGGCGCAGGGTAACATCGGCCACACAGCGCTGGTCTTCGTCGAGCCATGGACAAAGCCTTTGCCTCCGCTCAAGGTTTCAAAGGCACCGGACTTCGTCGAACGGTGACAAACTTATTGCTGTTCTAAACTAAAAATGAGGAAAAAGGCGTTGAACAACAATGCCTTTTTGTTTGTTATGCATTTAATGCAATGCAGCAGTTTTAGATAAGCTCTTTTTGCTTGGCTGGTTTGGGACTATTCTGGTCTCAGTTAAAATGCTTACCAAACAAAGAGAGGATCAAATCATGTTTGACAGCATCAAAGGTGTAGCAGGCGCAGTAGGTAGCGTGTTCATGTCTCTTCCGGCAGCAGCTCGCGTCAGCAACGACGTACAGAACGGCCGTCAGCCAAACGAACAGGACCTGCTCATTCTCGGTCTGCGCGACAGCTTCAACCAGTAAGCTCTGGCGCTTTCGCTGGCGCACTCTGACAAGACTGCCCGGTCATATGGATCGGACAGATGACACCGGGACATGATCAGCCAGTTGGGCTGATGATCTACTGCCCGAATACGGATCGCGATATCAGAAAAGCCCGCTCAGGGCACAGGCCCGCCCCAGGAGCCTTGACCGGCTTCAGGCTGGTCCGCTTCCGATCCACCTTCTCTTTTCTTTCCAATCGAGCCTTGAAACCCAACCGACTGAGCCGGAACTCGGTGCTTCAGGCGCGATTTTACCGCTTTCTTCTTTTGTCGAGTGTCCCCCGAGTGTGGTGGTCAATCGGCATTTTCCGTCCTATTCTGGCTGAAAGTCCGCGCAAACGAGCAAGACTCGAAAGCGGCGATCAGCCCCATAAAGGTGACCGGAAACCAGCAAGAAGGAAGCCCGATGATAACGCAAGTATCCCCGCTTACCACTGAGCAGCCTCTTAATGAGGGGTGGTCCATCAGTTCTCTTGCCAGCGCACAAGATGCCAGGGTGAGTGTTCCCTTTCCGATTCCCGGCGATCTGCACTCGGCGCTTCTGGCCGAGGAGATCATTGCTGATCCCTATTGGCGCGACACGGAAACGAGCCTTGACTGGATCCACGAGAGTGAATGGCGTGCAGAAACACGGTTCACCTTCGATGGCGATCCGGCTGATCCTCACGTACTGACCTTCACCCATGTCGATTGTCAGGCCATCGTTTCGCTCAACGAGGTGGAGATCGGGCGCTGCGAAAGCCAGTTTCTGCGTTATGACTTTCCGTTGGGCTCGGCGTTGAAGAAGGGCGAGAATCGCCTCGTTGTCCGCTTTCTCTCCAATAGCAGGGCTGCGCTTTCCGCCTGCAAGGCCTTCCCTTTTGCGGTGCCTTACATCTTCTGGAATTGCCGTCTGCCACATTACAATTTCCTCCGCAAGGCCCAGTGTCATGCTGGCTGGGACTGGAATATCGCGCTCTCTCCGTTGGGTATCTATGGCGGTGTCACTCTGAGGCGGATCAACAAGCTGCGCCTTGATGATCTGCTCGTGCGCCAGCACCATGAAGAGGGGCGGGTCCTTGTCGATATGACCATCCATTATGAGGCCTTCGAGCCGGCCGAGCTGACATTGGCCGCCAATTTCGATGGCCGAGTGGTTTCCGATCTTGTTACTGTCTGGCCCGGAAAAGGCTCTGCCTCGCTGCAGATCGAGGTGACCAAGCCGCGTCTCTGGTGGCCGAGGGGGCAAGGTGATCAGCCCCTTTATGACCTGACGGTGATGATTGATGGCCAGAGTATCAGCCGGCGGGTCGGTCTCCGGAAGGTCGAGCTTGTCACCGACCAGGATTCCGTCGGCAAGCGGTTTGCCTTCCGCATCAACGGGCGCGAGATCTTTGCACGCGGTGCCAACTGGATCCCTGCCGATGCCCTGCCATCCCGCGCCACGCCCGAAGCGGTGCGCGATCTGTTGACCTCGGCCGTAGAGGCCAACATGAACATGATCCGGATCTGGGGCGGTGGCCAATATGAGGAAGACTGGTTCTACGAGCTGTGCTCGGAACTGGGGTTGATGGTCTGGCACGACTTCATGTTCGCCTGCAATCTCTATCCCGCTGCCGATCACCACTGGCTCGATCTGGTACGCCGGGAGGCGCGGCAACAGGTGCGGCGACTGTCTGGCTATCCCTGCATGACGCTGTGGTGCGGCGACAACGAACTTGTTGGTGCCATCAACTGGTTCGAGGAAAGCAAGAGGGATCGAGATCGCTATCTTGCCATGTACGAACGTCTCAAT
Proteins encoded:
- a CDS encoding molybdopterin-dependent oxidoreductase → MKYTAAHWGTYEIHDNDLKPVGDDPAPSRIGKGWLSASCNLDSRILRPAIRKGWLEGDGGKNRLDDVFVEVSWDEAATRVAEELTRIGREHGNGAIYGGSYGWASAGRFHHAQSQLKRFLNLAGGFVRARETYSHAAGEVLIPHILGMPQGDFQDQMTSWEHITEHCTLLVAFGGISGRPAQVASSGTAKHHTENWLRQMKGRMINVSPQKSDMPNAEWVSIRPGTDAALMLALCHTLLVEGLHNEAFLTRYTSGWPKLRAYLLGESDGQTRSADWAATICDVDAEAIRQLARDMASSRTMINVAWGVQRTDHGEQPIWAGLALASMLGQIGKPGTGYGFGYGCVASIGRSTKNVYWPSIPQGRNAVDDFIPVARVTDMLLHPGERYAYNGTTRTYPDIRMVVWSGGNPYHHHQDLLRLEKGWQKPETVVVFEQGWTATARRSDIVLPATTPLERTDIMLSKTEPTLIYMSPVHAPVGEAKDDHEILKLIAAKMGLEEAFTEGRSQEDWLRWLWDQSATLVAGQGMELPDFESFRQQGRFNLDRDEETRIALADFIADPVAHPLGTESGRITLFNEKIAAFGLDDCPGHPAWLQPVESTLDAPQGALHMISAQSDTRLHSQNDQGSESLDSKIEGREVCRLHPDTAAERGIAEGSIVRLFNSRGATLAGVAFDGDLRRDCIALQTGAWFDAAEVDGVRMDIHGNPNALTIDKGTSSLAQGNIGHTALVFVEPWTKPLPPLKVSKAPDFVER
- a CDS encoding glycoside hydrolase family 2 protein; its protein translation is MSVPFPIPGDLHSALLAEEIIADPYWRDTETSLDWIHESEWRAETRFTFDGDPADPHVLTFTHVDCQAIVSLNEVEIGRCESQFLRYDFPLGSALKKGENRLVVRFLSNSRAALSACKAFPFAVPYIFWNCRLPHYNFLRKAQCHAGWDWNIALSPLGIYGGVTLRRINKLRLDDLLVRQHHEEGRVLVDMTIHYEAFEPAELTLAANFDGRVVSDLVTVWPGKGSASLQIEVTKPRLWWPRGQGDQPLYDLTVMIDGQSISRRVGLRKVELVTDQDSVGKRFAFRINGREIFARGANWIPADALPSRATPEAVRDLLTSAVEANMNMIRIWGGGQYEEDWFYELCSELGLMVWHDFMFACNLYPAADHHWLDLVRREARQQVRRLSGYPCMTLWCGDNELVGAINWFEESKRDRDRYLAMYERLNFVLEECLMEEAPGVPFWPSSPSVGLFNFGDGWHDDTAGDMHFWDVWHSAKDFEHYRTVLPRFCSEFGFQSFPSMRVIESFTELEDRNVSSPVMDVHQRNEGGNSRIVETIARYFRFPDSFAEMVYLSQIGQGLAMKTAIEFWRINKPRTMGTLYWQLNDTWPVASWSSLEYGGGWKLVHYLARRFNAPVLVSAQPAPDEGLVIIHAVNDTPEPVALTIRFEAVGMSGAIRSLGEFVIDVPTDRSVEVASLTLEEIGADAILHFSWRSANGAITGENDYWPKRPKDYRLVTPVIEATERTTANGDTEIELRTDKPAFFVTYHHGGDRLYSDNCFTLLPGRPKHLTILRQRRSHLPPITAEVDYLKG